A stretch of Suncus etruscus isolate mSunEtr1 chromosome 9, mSunEtr1.pri.cur, whole genome shotgun sequence DNA encodes these proteins:
- the FGF4 gene encoding fibroblast growth factor 4, producing the protein MAGPGAAAAAALLPAVVLAALAPWAGRSGGADAAPAAPNGTLDAELERRWESLVARSLARLPAAASQPQEAAVQSGAGDYLLGIKRLRRLYCNVGIGFHLQVLPDGRIGGVHADTSDSLLELSPVERGVVSIYGVFSRFFVAMNSRGKLYGSPFFTNECKFKEILLPNNYNAYECYQHPGMFIALSKNGKTKKGNRVSPTMKVTHFLPRL; encoded by the exons ATGGCGGGGCCCGGAGCGGCCGCGGCCGCCGCGCTGCTCCCGGCCGTGGTGCTCGCGGCTCTGGCACCCTGGGCCGGCCGATCGGGGGGCGCAGACGCCGCGCCCGCCGCCCCCAACGGCACCCTGGACGCCGAGCTGGAGCGCCGCTGGGAGAGCCTGGTGGCACGCTCCCTAGCTAGGCTCCCCGCGGCCGCCTCGCAGCCCCAGGAGGCGGCCGTGCAGAGCGGAGCCGGAGACTACCTTCTGGGCATCAAGCGGCTCCGGCGTCTCTACTGCAACGTGGGCATCGGCTTCCATCTCCAGGTGCTGCCCGACGGGCGCATCGGCGGAGTACACGCAGACACGAGCGACA GCCTCCTGGAATTGTCACCTGTGGAGCGGGGAGTTGTCAGTATCTACGGGGTGTTTAGCCGGTTCTTCGTGGCCATGAACAGCCGCGGAAAGCTCTACGGTTCG CCCTTCTTCACCAACGAGTGCAAGTTCAAGGAGATTTTGCTCCCCAACAACTACAACGCCTACGAATGTTACCAGCACCCCGGAATGTTCATCGCACTCAGCAAGAACGGGAAGACGAAAAAGGGGAACCGGGTATCCCCCACCATGAAGGTCACCCACTTCCTCCCCAGGCTTTGA